One part of the Girardinichthys multiradiatus isolate DD_20200921_A chromosome 10, DD_fGirMul_XY1, whole genome shotgun sequence genome encodes these proteins:
- the lrit1b gene encoding leucine-rich repeat, immunoglobulin-like domain and transmembrane domain-containing protein 1b — MSWHFVTAFCLALVFLPPLSTSCPTQCSCFFHKLSDGSKARSVLCNDPEITVIPPNFPSDTSKLRIEKTAITRIASNNFHYLNSLEFLWMSFNSLNSLNAGSFQGLYNLDELRLDGNSLTFFPWEALIDMPILRLLDLHNNKISSIPASATMYIRNITYLDLSSNSLTTLPAEALTMWLSIKPSQDSESSKLILGLHDNPWLCDCRLYDLVQFQKSPSSSVALIDTRLRCADPESLSGVFFTEAELQRCQAPRVHTAVARVRSSLGNNVLLRCGTVGVPIPDLSWSRADGKKMNGTVQQEISKEGIIWSILSVPAVSYKDSGKYVCKATNFVGTADAIISLVITDSIRSEEAVAGVAKRGTRKKPGSMGRAAYQEKLIARYVPPPTSTAAQPIIEPLNGKGVTGRYEIESYSISEGISQGKDKDSYHQKSGEAVQEGLGNLVANASSLQQVPEKRVVRSVKVIGDTDHTVSLNWRAPTATNTTEFSILYAVFGERDMRRINVGAGKNRITIEGLVPKTKYIACICVKGLIPKKEQCVIFSTDEAASASGTQKLINVVVITVACVIAVPLTLIVCCGAIKRRCQKMLGHQTKDIQDSYVTFETLGPGGKPKGMEGEYLTRLNPDESNRLLSARSSVDSEAIARTEGPPNEYFC, encoded by the exons ATGAGCTGGCACTTTGTAACTGCTTTTTGCTTGGCTTTAGTTTTTCTTCCTCCTTTAAGCACTTCATGTCCTACACAATGCAGCTGCTTTTTTCACAAGTTAAGTGACGGATCAAAAGCAAG GAGTGTGCTTTGTAATGACCCAGAGATCACCGTGATTCCCCCAAATTTCCCCTCTGACACATCAAAGCTACGCATAGAGAAGACGGCAATCACACGCATCGCCAGCAACAACTTTCACTACCTCAACAGTCTGGAGTTTCTCTGGATGTCTTTCAATTCCCTGAACTCACTTAATGCAGGCAGTTTCCAGGGCCTCTACAACCTGGATGAACTCAGGCTGGATGGGAACTCCCTCACTTTCTTCCCCTGGGAAGCTCTGATCGACATGCCAATTCTGAGGCTCCTCGACTTGCACAACAACAAGATCTCTTCTATCCCGGCCTCCGCCACCATGTACATTAGAAACATCACCTACCTGGATTTATCCAGCAACAGTCTCACAACACTTCCGGCTGAAGCTCTAACAATGTGGTTGAGCATAAAGCCTTCCCAGGACTCGGAGTCCTCCAAACTAATTCTAG GTCTTCATGATAACCCATGGCTGTGTGATTGCCGCCTCTACGACCTAGTGCAGTTTCAGAAGTCCCCCTCATCGTCTGTGGCACTCATTGACACCAGGCTGAGATGTGCCGATCCAGAGAGCCTATCCGGGGTTTTCTTTACAGAAGCGGAGCTGCAGAGGTGCCAGGCCCCCAGGGTGCACACGGCTGTGGCTCGAGTTCGCAGCTCTCTGGGCAACAATGTCCTGCTGCGCTGTGGCACTGTGGGCGTCCCCATTCCAGATCTGTCTTGGAGCCGTGCTGATGGCAAGAAAATGAATGGCACGG ttCAGCAAGAGATTTCAAAGGAAGGCATCATTTGGTCAATTCTGAGTGTCCCTGCAGTCTCCTACAAGGATTCTGGAAAGTATGTTTGCAAAGCCACCAACTTTGTAGGCACTGCGGATGCCATCATCTCCTTGGTGATCACTGATTCCATTCGGTCAGAGGAAGCAGTCGCAGGCGTTGCTAAGAGAGGCACCAGGAAAAAGCCTGGCAGCATGGGAAGAGCAGCGTACCAGGAAAAACTAATCGCTAGATATGTTCCACCACCAACCAGTACTGCAGCCCAGCCCATCATTGAACCTCTAAATGGCAAAGGAGTTACGGGGAGGTATGAAATTGAGAGCTACAGCATTTCTGAAGGGATTTCTCAAGGAAAAGACAAAGATTCGTACCATCAGAAGTCAGGGGAGGCGGTTCAAGAAGGTTTAGGTAACTTGGTGGCAAATGCTTCGTCCCTACAACAAGTTCCTGAGAAGAGGGTGGTGCGTTCAGTGAAAGTGATTGGGGACACGGATCACACCGTCTCTTTAAACTGGCGTGCCCCCACAGCCACAAATACCACTGAATTCAGCATCCTATATGCTGTTTTTGGTGAAAGAGACATGCGTCGTATTAATGTGGGTGCTGGGAAGAACCGCATCACCATTGAAGGCCTTGTACCAAAGACAAAGTACATAGCTTGCATTTGCGTCAAAGGCTTGATTCCGAAAAAGGAGCAGTGTGTAATCTTCTCAACAGACGAGGCTGCCAGCGCCAGCGGCACTCAGAAGCTCATCAATGTGGTAGTGATCACTGTGGCGTGCGTGATTGCGGTCCCCCTGACTCTGATTGTGTGCTGTGGGGCGATAAAGAGACGCTGCCAAAAGATGCTGGGGCATCAGACAAAAGACATACAGGACTCCTATGTAACATTTGAGACTCTTGGTCCTGGAGGGAAGCCTAAAGGGATGGAGGGCGAATATCTAACCAGGCTAAACCCTGATGAATCCAACAGGCTCCTGTCAGCGAGGTCTAGTGTTGACTCAGAGGCAATAGCGAGGACTGAAGGGCCACCTAATGAGTACTTCTGTTAA
- the LOC124875529 gene encoding leucine-rich repeat, immunoglobulin-like domain and transmembrane domain-containing protein 2, with protein sequence MDVFYAIFGIFLVFNIITTGFSTCLLGCSCTNDNLGRSLLCMETPMGHIPENIPNDFTKIRIENCHLTEVPRGSFSQVRALEFLWLNFNEITLMNIKSLEGLTSLTELRLQGNKLTSIPWTAFQSTPRLKILDLKHNRLDVLPENALRHLPALTYLDLSFNQFSIISKEVFTNWPLYQTAQKAWGKEGMVSNVVLSLHDNLWLCDCRLKGFVEFIREVSPPIILMNSYLKCSSPASKVGKYFYEVQPKTCMKPVASVTESNITLSLGVNATLTCLVKARPLPSIQWLYPLKIIRAFASTQTQIDDEAVTSQLVIPSVHLADRGLYTCMANNFIGNSSVGISLNIDSPNSSDPLPPPVPMLSSDDSPHIDIRIAKQTIYGITLEWYAITDNPAETWFTIHFGKYDSPKKEMIFIGPGINSYSVSDLLPVTKYEVCVALKNHPPREGQCIVFVTGSDISELEQREKLIHIIVIVCAMVLAVPAGMYACTTEVRFSCVDRCVDLWKKRRRRAENTEGSESQNTFDSLQAASDEALCRESEEKPTKRRKSEDRCKGGSAAHLY encoded by the exons aTGGACGTGTTTTATGCCATATTTGGTATCTTCTTGGTGTTTAATATCATCACCACTGGATTCTCTACTTGTCTGCTGGGTTGCTCCTGCACTAATGATAACTTAGGAAG GTCTTTACTGTGTATGGAAACCCCCATGGGACACATCCCAGAAAACATCCCTAATGATTTCACTAAAATCAGAATTGAAAACTGCCACCTGACTGAGGTACCCCGAGGTTCCTTCTCTCAAGTTCGTGCCTTAGAGTTCCTCTGGCTAAATTTCAATGAGATCACCCTGATGAACATCAAAAGCCTGGAGGGGCTCACCAGCCTGACTGAGCTAAGGCTACAAGGCAACAAGCTGACCTCAATACCATGGACGGCATTTCAGAGCACTCCCAGACTTAAAATTTTGGACCTGAAGCACAATCGGCTAGATGTGTTGCCTGAGAATGCTCTGAGACACTTGCCTGCACTGACCTACTTAGATTTATCCTTCAATCAGTTTAGCATCATATCAAAGGAGGTGTTCACAAATTGGCCTCTTTACCAAACAGCACAGAAAGCATGGGGGAAAGAAGGCATGGTGTCCAATGTGGTTTTATCGTTACATGATAACCTCTGGTTGTGCGACTGCCGTCTTAAAGGTTTTGTTGAATTCATCCGAGAGGTAAGCCCTCCTATCATCCTCATGAACTCTTACTTGAAGTGCTCCAGTCCAGCCTCCAAAGTGGGCAAGTATTTCTATGAGGTCCAACCGAAAACATGCATGAAGCCAGTGGCCTCCGTCACAGAGTCAAACATTACTTTATCTCTGGGAGTAAATGCAACTCTGACGTGCCTTGTCAAAGCCAGGCCACTTCCAAGCATTCAGTGGCTGTATCCTCTGAAGATTATCAGAGCATTTGCTT CTACCCAGACTCAGATAGATGACGAGGCCGTTACATCCCAGTTGGTGATCCCATCCGTGCACCTAGCAGATCGCGGACTCTACACTTGCATGGCCAACAACTTCATTGGCAACTCCTCTGTCGGAATCTCACTCAACATTGATTCCCCCAACTCCTCAGACCCTCTTCCACCACCTGTACCCATGCTGTCATCTGATGACAGTCCCCACATTGATATTCGCATCGCCAAACAGACCATCTATGGCATCACCTTGGAGTGGTATGCCATAACGGACAACCCTGCAGAAACGTGGTTCACCATTCATTTTGGCAAATACGATTCACCCAAGAAAGAGATGATCTTCATTGGTCCTGGCATAAACAGCTACTCGGTCAGTGACCTGCTTCCTGTCACCAAATACGAGGTGTGTGTTGCCCTGAAGAACCACCCACCCAGAGAGGGCCAGTGCATTGTCTTTGTGACAGGTAGCGACATTAGTGAGCTGGAGCAGAGGGAGAAACTCATCCACATAATTGTCATTGTATGTGCCATGGTCCTGGCCGTGCCGGCAGGCATGTACGCATGCACCACGGAGGTTAGGTTCAGCTGTGTGGACCGCTGTGTGGATCTGTGGAAGAAGCGCAGGAGGCGTGCCGAGAATACAGAGGGATCAGAAAGCCAGAACACCTTTGACAGTCTTCAGGCGGCCAGCGATGAAGCCCTATGTAGGGAGTCTGAGGAAAAACCAACAAAGAGGCGGAAATCTGAAGACAGGTGCAAAGGGGGAAGTGCTGCTCACTTGTATTAG
- the LOC124875705 gene encoding cadherin-related family member 1-like isoform X1, producing the protein MKQYKKMHGFLLLLLLHYCLGQSDYAPYFYDNGPSSTSGNMALFSISEDTPVGTQIYILNGTDPEGDPVRYDLTFEKGSTEYFRVQPKSGNVTLIQELDREKQDEISVTVSITDGRNKVIEIVRVFVMDVNDEPPEFQNLPFIIDVPEDTAPGSSIYRVHAVDKDLGSGGSVSYYLQSSIFAKFTIDGHSGILRVKPGETLDYETTPTHFVTVVAKDGGGKYKGKHQVLTSTATVTVNVLDAQDMPPSFVGTPYFGYIYEVSVPGSEIYTVSAKDGDQGNPNPIYYSIVNGSDGVFDINSTSGCISLSTHPSLLKNELYEIKVKASEVGPNSQPLVYDITTVTVRVVDLNNHPPTFYGENGPQSKFEVIMYEHPPAGEILRGFKITVNDSDQGANAKFKLRLVGPSRVLRVVPQTVLNEAQVTIIVEDASGIDYEKGPTLSFKLLAVEIDTPERFSATADILINLLDTNDNVPIFTSEYYIARVPENSPGGSSVVAVTANDPDSGSWGEVKYTIYGSGSDLFAIHPSTGLIITQPWTSLDAEMRSKYNFYVKAEDSEGKYSIAEVFVSVLDMNDHPPEFDEEFQEKTMIIGTAVKVQAVDDDAESPNNVIEYSIMTADPDNAFDINADTGEIQLKPFIKSMEIVQNITKQKDCKWSLVVQARDRGSPSFSTTAVINIDITEATPLKGPMAAFLMKSRDNPLRALGIVTFIILVLVGVTVLISTVMYMRNSKSNRIMPVRRIIKRGPRDQQTWKFKIPVIKLSSPAEKFLISDPVSSPPQETSSPRLKPTPPIAPCLPPPPPSNIRANERPRAVPTISGALTSKSSKKAKPGRRKEGNISSALVSELKMKLEQKINENNQGYY; encoded by the exons GGCAATCGGACTATGCTCCATATTTCTATGACAATGGTCCTAGCAGCACAAGTGGGAATATGGCCTTGTTCAGTATCTCTGAAGACACACCTGTTG GAACACAGATATATATCCTAAACGGCACAGATCCGGAGGGGGATCCTGTGCGATACGACCTCACATTTGAAAAAGGCTCCACTGAATATTTCAGGGTGCAGCCCAAATCAGGTAACGTTACTCTAATTCAGGAGCTGGACAGAGAG AAACAAGATGAAATCTCAGTGACTGTCAGCATAACAGATGGGCGAAATAAG GTTATTGAGATTGTGAGAGTGTTTGTTATGGACGTCAACGATGAGCCACCTGAATTTCAAAATCTGCCTTTTATCATTGACGTTCCAGAG GACACTGCTCCAGGAAGTAGTATCTACAGAGTCCATGCTGTAGATAAAGACCTGGGTTCAGGAGGCAGTGTTTCATATTATCTACAG AGTTCCATATTTGCCAAGTTCACTATTGACGGACACAGCGGCATCCTCAGAGTAAAACCTGGTGAGACTTTGGACTATGAGACTACACCAACACATTTTGTGACAGTGGTTGCAAAG GATGGAGGTGGAAAGTACAAAGGAAAGCATCAGGTGCTAACCTCTACAGCCACTGTAACAGTCAATGTTCTTGATGCCCAAGACATGCCTCCATCCTTTGTGGGAACCCCATACTTTGGATACATCTATGAAGTCTCAGTCCCT GGTTCTGAAATATACACAGTGTCTGCCAAAGATGGAGATCAAGGCAACCCCAACCCTATTTATTATTCCATTGTGAATG GAAGTGATGGGGTTTTTGACATAAATAGCACCAGTGGATGCATTTCTTTATCAACCCATCCATCTCTGCTTAAAAATGAACTCTACGAAATTAAAGTGAAG GCATCTGAAGTCGGACCCAACAGTCAGCCGTTGGTCTACGACATTACCACGGTAACCGTCCGGGTGGTAGATCTCAACAACCATCCTCCAACCTTTTATGGAGAAAATGGACCCCAGAGCAAATTCGAGGTCATCATGTATGAGCATCCTCCAGCTGGGGAGATCCTCAGAGGTTTTAAGATCACAGTCAATGACTCTGATCAG GGAGCAAATGCTAAATTTAAACTGAGACTGGTGGGGCCCAGCCGAGTGCTTCGAGTGGTTCCCCAGACGGTCCTGAATGAAGCACAGGTGACCATCATTGTGGAGGACGCGTCTGGCATAGACTATGAAAAGGGACCAACCTTATCTTTTAAG CTGCTGGCAGTAGAGATTGACACTCCTGAGCGTTTCAGTGCGACAGCGGACATATTGATTAACCTGCTGGATACAAACGACAACGTTCCCATTTTCACATCCGAGTATTACATCGCCAGAGTGCCCGAGAACTCCCCTGGAGGCTCCAGTGTTGTGGCTGTCACA gCAAATGATCCAGACTCTGGGTCCTGGGGCGAGGTCAAATACACGATTTATGGATCAGGATCCGATTT ATTTGCCATCCACCCATCAACAGGCCTTATCATCACACAACCCTGGACCAGTCTGGATGCAGAGATGAGGTCGAAATACAATTTCTATGTCAAGGCAGAAGATTCCGAAGGCAAGTACAGCATTGCTGAAGTCTTTGTCAGCGTCCTTGACATGAACGACCATCCACCGGAGTTTGATGAGGAATTTCAAGAGAAGACCATGATCATTGGGACAGCTGTCAAAGTCCAG GCCGTGGATGATGACGCAGAGTCTCCGAACAATGTCATTGAGTACTCTATCATGACAGCCGATCCCGACAATGCATTTGACATCAATGCAGACACTGGGGAGATCCAGCTGAAGCCTTTCATCAAGTCTATGGAGATTGTGCAGAATATCACCAAGCAGAAGGACTGCAAGTGGTCTCTGGTGGTCCAGGCCAGGGACCGAGGATCTCCATCCTTCAGCACAACAGCTGTGATCAACATCGACATCACAGAGGCA ACTCCTCTCAAGGGGCCTATGGCAGcatttttaatgaaaagtaGGGACAATCCTCTGAGAGCTTTAGGGATTGTCACTTTTATCATTCTCGTACTGGTAGGAGTGACAGTGTTGATCTCTACAGTTATGTACATGcgcaactcaaagtcaaacagaaTCATGCCGGTGCGACGCATCATTAAGAGGGGGCCCAGGGACCAGCAGACTTGGAAATTCAAGATTCCTGTCATCAAGTTGTCCAGCCCTGCGGAGAAGTTCCTCATCAGCGACCCGGTAAGCAGCCCACCGCAGGAAACCAGCAGCCCCAGGCTGAAGCCTACACCTCCTATTGCTCCTTGTCTGCCCCCTCCCCCTCCATCTAACATTCGGGCTAATGAGCGGCCCAGGGCGGTCCCAACCATATCTGGTGCACTGACCTCCAAGAGCTCAAAGAAAGCAAAGCCTGGCCGCCGCAAAGAAGGAAACATCAGCTCTGCATTGGTGTCTGAGCTTAAGATGAAGCTGGAGCAGAAGATTAATGAGAATAACCAAGGGTATTATTAA
- the LOC124875705 gene encoding cadherin-related family member 1-like isoform X2, giving the protein MKQYKKMHGFLLLLLLHYCLGQSDYAPYFYDNGPSSTSGNMALFSISEDTPVGTQIYILNGTDPEGDPVRYDLTFEKGSTEYFRVQPKSGNVTLIQELDREKQDEISVTVSITDGRNKVIEIVRVFVMDVNDEPPEFQNLPFIIDVPEDTAPGSSIYRVHAVDKDLGSGGSVSYYLQSSIFAKFTIDGHSGILRVKPGETLDYETTPTHFVTVVAKDGGGKYKGKHQVLTSTATVTVNVLDAQDMPPSFVGTPYFGYIYEVSVPGSEIYTVSAKDGDQGNPNPIYYSIVNGSDGVFDINSTSGCISLSTHPSLLKNELYEIKVKASEVGPNSQPLVYDITTVTVRVVDLNNHPPTFYGENGPQSKFEVIMYEHPPAGEILRGFKITVNDSDQGANAKFKLRLVGPSRVLRVVPQTVLNEAQVTIIVEDASGIDYEKGPTLSFKLLAVEIDTPERFSATADILINLLDTNDNVPIFTSEYYIARVPENSPGGSSVVAVTANDPDSGSWGEVKYTIYGSGSDLFAIHPSTGLIITQPWTSLDAEMRSKYNFYVKAEDSEGKYSIAEVFVSVLDMNDHPPEFDEEFQEKTMIIGTAVKVQAVDDDAESPNNVIEYSIMTADPDNAFDINADTGEIQLKPFIKSMEIVQNITKQKDCKWSLVVQARDRGSPSFSTTAVINIDITEAIKGRMVSYFMGLSKRPLTVFGICSSIITSLILLTICISTILYCNAVKKSRINPESNYIKVIRRMK; this is encoded by the exons GGCAATCGGACTATGCTCCATATTTCTATGACAATGGTCCTAGCAGCACAAGTGGGAATATGGCCTTGTTCAGTATCTCTGAAGACACACCTGTTG GAACACAGATATATATCCTAAACGGCACAGATCCGGAGGGGGATCCTGTGCGATACGACCTCACATTTGAAAAAGGCTCCACTGAATATTTCAGGGTGCAGCCCAAATCAGGTAACGTTACTCTAATTCAGGAGCTGGACAGAGAG AAACAAGATGAAATCTCAGTGACTGTCAGCATAACAGATGGGCGAAATAAG GTTATTGAGATTGTGAGAGTGTTTGTTATGGACGTCAACGATGAGCCACCTGAATTTCAAAATCTGCCTTTTATCATTGACGTTCCAGAG GACACTGCTCCAGGAAGTAGTATCTACAGAGTCCATGCTGTAGATAAAGACCTGGGTTCAGGAGGCAGTGTTTCATATTATCTACAG AGTTCCATATTTGCCAAGTTCACTATTGACGGACACAGCGGCATCCTCAGAGTAAAACCTGGTGAGACTTTGGACTATGAGACTACACCAACACATTTTGTGACAGTGGTTGCAAAG GATGGAGGTGGAAAGTACAAAGGAAAGCATCAGGTGCTAACCTCTACAGCCACTGTAACAGTCAATGTTCTTGATGCCCAAGACATGCCTCCATCCTTTGTGGGAACCCCATACTTTGGATACATCTATGAAGTCTCAGTCCCT GGTTCTGAAATATACACAGTGTCTGCCAAAGATGGAGATCAAGGCAACCCCAACCCTATTTATTATTCCATTGTGAATG GAAGTGATGGGGTTTTTGACATAAATAGCACCAGTGGATGCATTTCTTTATCAACCCATCCATCTCTGCTTAAAAATGAACTCTACGAAATTAAAGTGAAG GCATCTGAAGTCGGACCCAACAGTCAGCCGTTGGTCTACGACATTACCACGGTAACCGTCCGGGTGGTAGATCTCAACAACCATCCTCCAACCTTTTATGGAGAAAATGGACCCCAGAGCAAATTCGAGGTCATCATGTATGAGCATCCTCCAGCTGGGGAGATCCTCAGAGGTTTTAAGATCACAGTCAATGACTCTGATCAG GGAGCAAATGCTAAATTTAAACTGAGACTGGTGGGGCCCAGCCGAGTGCTTCGAGTGGTTCCCCAGACGGTCCTGAATGAAGCACAGGTGACCATCATTGTGGAGGACGCGTCTGGCATAGACTATGAAAAGGGACCAACCTTATCTTTTAAG CTGCTGGCAGTAGAGATTGACACTCCTGAGCGTTTCAGTGCGACAGCGGACATATTGATTAACCTGCTGGATACAAACGACAACGTTCCCATTTTCACATCCGAGTATTACATCGCCAGAGTGCCCGAGAACTCCCCTGGAGGCTCCAGTGTTGTGGCTGTCACA gCAAATGATCCAGACTCTGGGTCCTGGGGCGAGGTCAAATACACGATTTATGGATCAGGATCCGATTT ATTTGCCATCCACCCATCAACAGGCCTTATCATCACACAACCCTGGACCAGTCTGGATGCAGAGATGAGGTCGAAATACAATTTCTATGTCAAGGCAGAAGATTCCGAAGGCAAGTACAGCATTGCTGAAGTCTTTGTCAGCGTCCTTGACATGAACGACCATCCACCGGAGTTTGATGAGGAATTTCAAGAGAAGACCATGATCATTGGGACAGCTGTCAAAGTCCAG GCCGTGGATGATGACGCAGAGTCTCCGAACAATGTCATTGAGTACTCTATCATGACAGCCGATCCCGACAATGCATTTGACATCAATGCAGACACTGGGGAGATCCAGCTGAAGCCTTTCATCAAGTCTATGGAGATTGTGCAGAATATCACCAAGCAGAAGGACTGCAAGTGGTCTCTGGTGGTCCAGGCCAGGGACCGAGGATCTCCATCCTTCAGCACAACAGCTGTGATCAACATCGACATCACAGAGGCA ATCAAGGGTCGAATGGTTTCATACTTCATGGGCCTTAGCAAGCGTCCACTGACGGTTTTTGGGATTTGTTCCAGCATTATCACATCCCTCATTTTACTGACCATCTGCATATCCACAATCCTGTATTGTAACGCAGTGAAAAAGTCCAGAATCAACCCCGAGAGTAACTATATCAAAGTGATCCGCAGAATGAAGTGA